Proteins from one Salinispora arenicola genomic window:
- a CDS encoding ROK family protein, whose amino-acid sequence MSGVIQPEGRCVLAVDVGGTTIKAAVVGEDGRFLSSLTAPSQADDDPVEAIRSLCRELRAHALSLGSTPAAIGVVTPGLVDERDGVVRYAANLRLRDVPLRALVSGDLGLPVVVGHDARAAGIAEATAGAAVGLDNFLLLPLGTGIAAAVVVHGVPVAGATRAAGEVGHMPVYPGGEPCSCGQRGCLEVYASAGGMARRYARRVGTSGADSQAIADAVATDPHARAVWNDATQALGTALATLTLALDPARVVLGGGLAEAGALFLDPVREALHGALAWRNPPPVLRSAFGAQAAQVGAAIMARRKAGLSVPDGWGAPDLVPPAA is encoded by the coding sequence ATGAGCGGCGTGATCCAGCCCGAAGGCCGTTGCGTCCTCGCCGTCGACGTCGGCGGGACGACCATCAAGGCGGCGGTGGTCGGCGAGGACGGCCGATTCCTGAGTTCCCTGACCGCGCCGTCGCAGGCGGACGACGACCCGGTCGAGGCGATCCGGTCGCTGTGCCGCGAACTGCGCGCGCATGCGCTCTCGCTCGGCAGCACACCCGCCGCGATCGGCGTGGTGACGCCCGGCCTCGTGGACGAGCGGGACGGAGTGGTGCGGTACGCGGCAAACCTTCGCCTGCGCGACGTGCCACTGCGCGCCCTCGTCAGCGGCGACCTCGGACTACCCGTGGTGGTCGGGCACGACGCGCGGGCGGCCGGCATCGCGGAGGCCACGGCGGGCGCGGCCGTCGGGTTGGACAACTTCCTGCTACTGCCGCTGGGCACCGGCATCGCCGCGGCGGTGGTGGTCCATGGTGTCCCCGTGGCCGGCGCGACCCGCGCGGCCGGCGAGGTCGGCCACATGCCGGTCTATCCGGGCGGGGAGCCGTGCAGTTGCGGGCAGCGGGGATGCCTGGAGGTGTACGCCTCGGCCGGCGGGATGGCACGTCGCTATGCCCGGCGCGTCGGCACCTCGGGGGCGGACAGCCAGGCCATCGCCGACGCGGTGGCCACCGATCCGCACGCCCGTGCTGTCTGGAACGACGCCACCCAGGCGTTGGGAACCGCCCTGGCCACCCTCACCCTGGCCCTCGACCCGGCCCGCGTCGTGTTGGGAGGTGGGCTCGCCGAGGCAGGCGCACTCTTCCTCGACCCGGTGCGCGAGGCCCTGCACGGCGCCCTCGCCTGGCGGAACCCGCCCCCCGTGCTGCGCTCCGCCTTCGGCGCCCAGGCGGCACAGGTCGGCGCCGCCATCATGGCCCGGCGGAAGGCCGGGCTGTCCGTTCCCGATGGCTGGGGTGCGCCCGACCTCGTGCCGCCTGCCGCATGA